From the genome of Bradyrhizobium elkanii USDA 76, one region includes:
- a CDS encoding enoyl-CoA hydratase/isomerase family protein — protein MNDAAAAEGDLIARKEGSAGIIRLNRPKAINAVTLEMFHDIDRALDVFEADGDVAVVVLEGAGDRGLCAGGDIRALWESSKVKGDLGKILWRDEYILNARIKKFPKPYVAFMDGIVMGGGVGLSAHSRHRVVTERTKLAMPEVGLGFFPDVGGTYLLSRSPGEIGTYFGLTGTTMNGPDAIYAKFADAVVPSAKLPALREALTKVAPGTGSAEIDRLIGGFATGEKSGPVAAMQAKIDGWFARGRMEDVVAALTADGSDMARDTLKTLGEKSPRGMVVTLKLLRLARATATLEECLVREYRAALEVFASEDFREGVRAAVIDKDRNPTWSPARIEQVTPEMLAPYFAEIGADELKFPDSK, from the coding sequence ATGAATGATGCGGCAGCGGCCGAGGGCGATCTGATCGCGCGCAAGGAAGGTTCTGCCGGCATCATCCGGCTGAACCGGCCGAAGGCGATCAATGCCGTCACGCTGGAGATGTTCCACGACATCGACAGGGCGCTCGACGTGTTCGAGGCCGATGGCGATGTCGCTGTCGTCGTGCTGGAAGGCGCCGGCGACCGCGGCCTGTGCGCCGGCGGCGATATCCGCGCGCTCTGGGAAAGCTCCAAGGTCAAGGGCGATCTCGGCAAGATCCTGTGGCGCGACGAATACATCCTCAACGCGCGGATCAAGAAATTCCCAAAACCCTATGTCGCCTTCATGGACGGCATCGTGATGGGCGGCGGCGTCGGGCTGTCTGCGCATAGCCGCCACCGCGTGGTGACGGAGCGGACGAAACTCGCGATGCCTGAGGTCGGGCTCGGCTTCTTCCCCGATGTCGGCGGCACCTATCTGCTGTCGCGTTCGCCCGGCGAGATAGGCACCTATTTTGGGCTGACCGGCACCACGATGAACGGTCCCGATGCGATCTACGCCAAATTCGCCGACGCCGTGGTGCCGAGCGCAAAGCTGCCGGCGCTGCGCGAGGCGCTGACCAAGGTTGCGCCGGGCACGGGTTCGGCCGAGATCGACCGGCTGATCGGAGGCTTTGCCACCGGCGAGAAATCCGGCCCTGTCGCCGCGATGCAGGCGAAAATCGACGGCTGGTTCGCGCGCGGCCGGATGGAGGACGTCGTCGCCGCGCTGACGGCCGACGGATCCGACATGGCACGGGACACGCTGAAGACGCTCGGCGAGAAGTCGCCGCGCGGCATGGTGGTGACGCTGAAACTGCTGCGGCTGGCGCGCGCGACCGCGACGCTGGAGGAGTGCCTGGTGCGCGAATATCGCGCCGCGCTCGAAGTGTTCGCGAGCGAGGATTTCCGCGAGGGCGTGCGCGCCGCCGTGATCGACAAGGATCGCAATCCGACATGGTCGCCGGCCCGGATCGAACAGGTGACGCCGGAGATGCTCGCGCCTTACTTCGCCGAGATCGGCGCCGACGAATTGAAATTTCCAGACAGCAAATAG
- a CDS encoding MaoC family dehydratase, with protein sequence MNEVWKKPPVSLETYQGMVGKEIGVSSWHLLDQGRIDTYADVIEDHQFIHVDPERARKETAFGTTIAHGFLTMSLMSIMSYEVMPVLEGTAMGVNYGFDKLRFISPVRSGKRVRGRFVLAEATLRKPKELLSRTNVTVEIEGEEKPALVADWLGLIYFS encoded by the coding sequence ATGAACGAAGTCTGGAAGAAGCCGCCGGTGTCGCTGGAAACCTACCAGGGCATGGTCGGCAAGGAGATCGGCGTGTCCTCGTGGCACCTGCTCGATCAGGGCCGCATCGACACCTATGCCGACGTGATCGAGGATCACCAGTTCATCCATGTCGATCCCGAGCGCGCCAGGAAGGAGACCGCCTTCGGCACCACGATCGCCCATGGCTTCCTCACGATGTCGCTGATGTCGATCATGTCCTACGAGGTGATGCCGGTGCTCGAGGGCACCGCGATGGGCGTCAATTACGGCTTCGACAAGCTGCGCTTCATCTCGCCGGTGCGCTCCGGAAAACGCGTTCGCGGCCGCTTTGTGCTGGCCGAAGCCACGCTGCGCAAGCCGAAGGAGTTGTTGTCGCGCACCAACGTCACGGTCGAGATCGAAGGCGAGGAAAAGCCCGCGCTGGTCGCCGACTGGCTCGGCCTGATCTATTTCAGCTGA
- the mmsB gene encoding 3-hydroxyisobutyrate dehydrogenase: MTNVAFIGLGNMGGPMAANLVKAGHKVTAFDLVAASRDQAKSDGAAIAESGVGAVKGADVVITMLPAGKHVLGVWNEVLPAMAKGALIIDCSTIDVESAKQAHALAAKHGMASVDAPVSGGTGGAKGATLTFMCGGEPKAFAAAQPMLANMGKKIVHCGAGGAGQAAKICNNMILGISMIAVGEAFVLAEKLGLSHQALFDVASTSSGQCWSLTTYCPVPGPVPTSPANNDYKPGFASNLMVKDLTLAQDAANAAGAVTPLGKHAQEIYKTFDASGHGGVDFSGIIQHVRALAPK; this comes from the coding sequence ATGACAAACGTCGCATTCATTGGGCTCGGCAATATGGGCGGGCCGATGGCGGCCAATCTGGTCAAGGCCGGCCACAAGGTGACCGCGTTCGATCTGGTCGCAGCATCCCGCGATCAGGCCAAGAGCGACGGTGCCGCGATCGCCGAGAGCGGCGTCGGCGCGGTGAAGGGCGCCGATGTCGTCATCACCATGCTGCCGGCCGGCAAGCATGTGCTCGGCGTCTGGAACGAGGTGCTTCCGGCGATGGCCAAGGGCGCGCTGATCATCGACTGCTCGACCATCGACGTCGAAAGCGCCAAGCAGGCGCATGCGCTGGCCGCCAAGCACGGCATGGCCTCGGTCGATGCGCCGGTCTCCGGCGGCACCGGCGGCGCAAAGGGCGCGACGCTGACCTTCATGTGCGGCGGCGAGCCGAAGGCATTCGCGGCGGCCCAGCCGATGCTCGCCAACATGGGCAAGAAGATCGTGCATTGTGGCGCCGGCGGTGCAGGGCAGGCAGCCAAGATCTGCAACAACATGATCCTCGGTATTTCCATGATCGCGGTCGGCGAGGCTTTCGTGCTCGCCGAAAAGCTCGGCCTGTCACACCAGGCGCTGTTCGACGTCGCCTCGACCTCGTCGGGACAGTGCTGGTCGCTGACCACCTATTGCCCGGTTCCTGGCCCGGTGCCGACCTCGCCGGCCAACAACGACTACAAGCCGGGCTTTGCTTCCAACCTGATGGTCAAGGACCTGACCTTGGCGCAAGACGCCGCCAATGCCGCCGGCGCGGTCACGCCGCTCGGCAAGCACGCGCAGGAGATCTATAAGACCTTCGACGCGTCGGGCCACGGCGGGGTCGACTTTTCCGGAATTATCCAGCACGTTAGGGCTCTTGCCCCGAAGTAA
- a CDS encoding PaaI family thioesterase gives MTAAESIDLHSPDLTRTRVVEWQAPGPVAKAAAPMSGIEAMRAIRDGRLPPPPMAKLIGFRMAVVEEGRIVMELEPHESLENTIGLMHGATAAALLDTSMGCAISTMLPAGQTSVTLDLKLTYLRPLSARSGTISAEGKVIKLGRQTSYTEGFVRDGRGNLAVHATATFSMLGGEPKMAGKAK, from the coding sequence ATGACCGCTGCCGAAAGCATCGACCTTCATTCGCCCGATCTAACGCGCACCCGCGTGGTGGAATGGCAGGCGCCGGGACCGGTGGCCAAGGCGGCGGCGCCGATGTCCGGGATCGAGGCGATGCGCGCGATCCGCGACGGCCGGTTGCCGCCGCCGCCGATGGCCAAACTGATCGGCTTCCGCATGGCGGTGGTCGAGGAGGGCCGCATCGTAATGGAACTCGAGCCGCATGAGAGCCTCGAGAACACCATCGGCCTGATGCACGGCGCGACCGCCGCGGCGCTGCTCGATACCTCGATGGGCTGCGCGATCTCGACCATGCTGCCGGCGGGGCAGACCTCGGTCACGCTCGATCTCAAGCTGACCTATCTGCGGCCGCTGTCGGCACGTTCGGGCACCATCAGCGCCGAAGGCAAGGTGATCAAGCTCGGCCGCCAGACCAGCTACACCGAGGGCTTCGTCCGCGACGGCAGGGGCAATCTTGCGGTGCACGCGACCGCGACATTCTCGATGCTCGGCGGGGAACCCAAAATGGCTGGCAAGGCGAAATAA
- a CDS encoding LysR family transcriptional regulator, whose protein sequence is MLDQGGGTIDWDDFRFVLAIVRGGSVSAAAKQLGVDHATVIRRVDRLERHLSAKLFDRRKTGYLLTEAGQRVADSAEAMESTIVANQEAVGGSRAHLTGTVRIGAPDGFGSHFLASRLVKFAERYPDLDLQLVATARLFSLSKREADIAISLTMPKEGRIVGRKLLDYTLGLYAAPAYLAQAPAIIARADLPRHRFVGYIEELLFTPELDYLPQVSPKISAKFRSANLIAQLNATIAGFGIAVLPHFMATAHPELQPVLPDEVRISRTFWLLMHADSKDLARIRAVADYIYETVEAERALFSGV, encoded by the coding sequence ATGCTGGATCAAGGCGGCGGCACAATCGACTGGGACGACTTCCGTTTCGTGCTTGCCATCGTGCGCGGCGGGTCGGTTTCGGCTGCCGCCAAGCAGCTCGGCGTCGATCATGCCACAGTGATCCGCCGTGTCGACCGGCTGGAGCGCCACCTTTCCGCAAAACTGTTTGATCGCCGCAAGACCGGCTATCTGCTGACCGAGGCCGGCCAGCGCGTCGCCGACAGCGCGGAGGCGATGGAATCCACCATCGTCGCCAACCAGGAGGCGGTCGGCGGCTCGCGCGCCCATCTCACCGGCACGGTGCGGATCGGCGCGCCCGACGGCTTCGGCAGCCACTTTCTGGCCTCGCGGCTGGTCAAGTTCGCCGAACGGTATCCCGATCTCGATCTGCAACTCGTCGCCACCGCGCGGCTGTTCTCGCTCTCCAAGCGCGAGGCCGACATCGCGATCAGCCTGACCATGCCGAAGGAAGGCCGCATCGTCGGCCGCAAGCTCCTGGACTACACACTCGGGCTTTATGCCGCACCCGCCTATCTCGCCCAGGCGCCGGCAATTATTGCGCGCGCCGACCTGCCGCGGCACCGCTTCGTCGGCTACATCGAGGAGCTTTTGTTCACGCCGGAGCTCGACTACCTGCCGCAGGTCTCGCCAAAGATCTCCGCGAAATTCCGCAGCGCCAATCTGATCGCGCAGCTCAACGCCACCATCGCCGGTTTCGGCATCGCAGTGCTGCCGCACTTCATGGCGACCGCCCACCCCGAATTGCAGCCGGTGCTGCCGGACGAGGTGCGGATCTCCCGCACCTTCTGGCTCTTGATGCACGCCGACAGCAAGGACCTCGCCCGCATCCGCGCGGTGGCGGATTACATCTACGAGACCGTGGAAGCCGAGCGCGCTCTGTTCAGCGGGGTGTGA
- a CDS encoding SDR family NAD(P)-dependent oxidoreductase → MAIRFDGRVAIVTGAGNGLGRAHALGLASRGAKVVVNDFGGARDGTGGSLSPAETVVEEIRKAGGTAMADGADVSNFEQVTAMVERATKEWGSVDLLCANAGILRDKSFAKLEVADWAKVLDVHLTGSFYCCKAVWAGMRERNYGRIVLTTSSSGLFGNFGQANYGAAKAGMVGLMNVLAEEGRKNNIKVNTISPTAATRMTEELLPPQALALMKPEAITPAVEFLLSEDAPTRTIMGAGAGSFAVIRVLETEGVNLPQSEWTPDGVAAHFNAISDMSTAKALQGAFEQTQKYVAQAAARAGIKL, encoded by the coding sequence ATGGCAATCAGGTTTGACGGACGCGTCGCTATCGTCACCGGCGCGGGCAATGGTCTCGGACGGGCGCATGCGCTGGGACTCGCCAGCCGCGGCGCCAAGGTCGTGGTCAACGATTTCGGCGGCGCGCGCGACGGCACCGGCGGCTCGCTGTCGCCGGCCGAGACCGTGGTCGAGGAGATCCGGAAAGCCGGCGGCACCGCGATGGCCGACGGTGCCGACGTCTCGAATTTCGAGCAGGTCACCGCGATGGTCGAGCGCGCCACCAAGGAGTGGGGCAGCGTCGATCTGTTGTGCGCCAATGCCGGCATCCTGCGCGACAAGTCGTTCGCCAAGCTCGAGGTCGCCGACTGGGCCAAGGTGCTCGACGTGCATCTCACCGGCAGCTTCTACTGCTGCAAGGCGGTGTGGGCCGGCATGCGCGAGCGCAATTACGGCCGCATCGTGCTGACCACCTCGTCGTCCGGCCTGTTCGGCAATTTCGGCCAGGCCAATTACGGCGCGGCGAAGGCCGGTATGGTCGGCCTGATGAACGTGCTCGCCGAAGAGGGCCGCAAGAACAACATCAAGGTCAACACCATCTCGCCGACGGCTGCGACCCGCATGACCGAGGAACTGCTGCCGCCGCAGGCGCTGGCGCTGATGAAGCCGGAAGCGATCACGCCCGCGGTCGAATTCCTGCTGTCAGAGGACGCACCGACCCGCACCATCATGGGCGCCGGCGCCGGCTCGTTTGCCGTGATCCGCGTGCTGGAGACCGAAGGCGTCAACCTACCGCAGTCCGAATGGACGCCGGACGGCGTCGCCGCGCACTTCAATGCGATCAGCGACATGTCGACCGCGAAGGCGCTGCAGGGCGCGTTCGAGCAGACGCAGAAGTATGTCGCCCAGGCCGCTGCGCGGGCCGGGATCAAGCTCTGA
- a CDS encoding CoA-acylating methylmalonate-semialdehyde dehydrogenase, with translation MRSIGHFIGGKEVKGTSGRTADVFEPMTGEVQAKVALASKVELRAAVENAKAAQPEWAATNPQRRARVMMRFLELVQRDYDKLAELLAREHGKTVPDAKGDIQRGLEVAEFACGIPHLMKGEYTEGAGPGIDIYSMRQPLGVVAGITPFNFPAMIPMWKFAPAIACGNAFILKPSERDPGVPMALAELMIEAGLPAGILNVVNGDKEAVDAILDDPDIKAIGFVGSTPIAQYIYERAAQTGKRCQCFGGAKNHAIVMPDADMDQTVDALIGAGYGSAGERCMAVSVAVPVGKTTADRLMEKLIPRVESLKIGTSVDPSADYGPLVTREAVEKVKSYIDIGIKEGATLAVDGRGFKMQGYEKGFYLGGSLFDNVTKDMRIYKEEIFGPVLSVVRAHDYHEALALPSDHDYGNGVAIFTRDGDAARDFAAKVNVGMVGINVPIPVPIAYYTFGGWKKSGFGDLNQHGPDSVRFYTKTKTVTSRWPSGVKEGAEFSIPTMK, from the coding sequence ATGCGCTCAATCGGACATTTCATCGGTGGCAAGGAGGTCAAGGGCACGTCGGGCCGCACGGCTGACGTCTTCGAGCCGATGACCGGCGAGGTCCAGGCCAAGGTGGCGCTGGCCTCCAAGGTCGAGCTCCGCGCCGCGGTCGAGAACGCCAAGGCCGCGCAGCCGGAATGGGCCGCCACCAACCCGCAGCGCCGCGCCCGCGTCATGATGCGGTTCCTCGAGCTGGTGCAGCGCGACTACGACAAGCTCGCCGAGCTGCTGGCGCGCGAGCACGGCAAGACCGTTCCCGACGCCAAGGGCGACATCCAGCGCGGCCTTGAGGTCGCCGAGTTTGCCTGCGGCATTCCGCATCTGATGAAGGGCGAGTACACCGAGGGCGCCGGCCCCGGCATCGACATCTATTCGATGCGCCAGCCGCTCGGCGTGGTCGCCGGCATCACGCCGTTCAACTTCCCGGCGATGATCCCGATGTGGAAGTTCGCGCCGGCGATCGCCTGCGGCAACGCCTTCATCCTGAAGCCGTCGGAGCGCGATCCCGGCGTGCCGATGGCGCTCGCCGAGCTGATGATCGAGGCGGGCCTGCCGGCCGGCATCCTCAACGTCGTCAACGGCGACAAGGAGGCGGTCGACGCCATCCTCGACGATCCCGATATCAAGGCGATCGGCTTCGTCGGCTCGACCCCGATCGCGCAGTATATCTACGAGCGCGCCGCGCAGACCGGCAAGCGCTGCCAGTGCTTCGGCGGCGCCAAGAACCACGCCATCGTGATGCCGGATGCCGACATGGACCAGACCGTCGATGCGCTGATCGGCGCCGGCTACGGCTCCGCCGGCGAGCGCTGCATGGCGGTGTCGGTCGCGGTGCCGGTCGGCAAGACCACCGCCGACCGCCTGATGGAGAAGCTGATCCCGCGCGTCGAGTCGCTCAAGATCGGCACCTCGGTCGATCCGTCGGCCGACTACGGCCCGCTGGTGACCCGCGAGGCGGTCGAGAAGGTCAAGAGCTACATCGACATCGGCATCAAGGAAGGCGCGACGCTCGCGGTCGACGGCCGCGGCTTCAAGATGCAGGGCTACGAGAAGGGCTTCTATCTCGGCGGTTCGCTGTTCGACAACGTCACCAAGGACATGCGGATCTACAAGGAAGAGATCTTCGGCCCGGTGCTCTCGGTGGTGCGCGCCCACGATTATCACGAGGCGCTGGCGCTGCCGTCCGACCATGACTACGGCAACGGTGTCGCGATCTTCACCCGCGACGGCGACGCCGCGCGCGACTTCGCCGCCAAGGTCAATGTCGGCATGGTCGGCATCAACGTGCCGATCCCGGTGCCGATCGCCTATTACACCTTCGGCGGCTGGAAGAAGTCCGGCTTCGGCGACCTCAACCAGCACGGTCCGGACTCGGTCCGCTTCTACACCAAGACCAAGACGGTGACCTCGCGTTGGCCGTCCGGCGTCAAGGAAGGCGCGGAGTTCTCGATCCCGACGATGAAGTAA
- a CDS encoding TetR/AcrR family transcriptional regulator, producing MRYSKEHKQETHARIVKKAATRLRERGAHGIGVADLMKDAGLTHGGFYAHFDSREALVIEAFSYAMDRAIERWRKVAADTPPEKRLSTIIDGYLSAVHRDDPGQGCAIPALGAEIARESPKTRKAFALKLDQMIDMMADQILDVPRKAARKQATATLATMMGTIVMSRIAGSGEMSDEILSAGREAVLGAPRRPRRRRRRR from the coding sequence ATGCGCTACTCGAAAGAACACAAGCAGGAGACCCACGCGCGGATCGTCAAGAAGGCCGCGACGCGGCTGCGCGAGCGGGGCGCCCACGGCATCGGCGTCGCCGACCTGATGAAGGACGCCGGCCTGACCCATGGCGGCTTCTACGCGCATTTCGATTCGCGCGAGGCGCTGGTGATCGAGGCCTTCAGCTACGCGATGGACCGCGCCATCGAGCGCTGGCGCAAGGTCGCCGCGGACACGCCGCCGGAGAAGCGGCTTTCAACCATCATCGACGGCTATCTTTCGGCGGTGCACCGCGACGATCCCGGCCAGGGCTGCGCGATCCCGGCGCTCGGCGCCGAGATCGCCCGCGAGAGCCCGAAGACCCGCAAGGCGTTCGCCCTCAAGCTCGACCAGATGATCGACATGATGGCCGACCAGATCCTCGACGTGCCGCGCAAGGCCGCCCGCAAGCAGGCGACGGCGACGCTGGCGACCATGATGGGCACCATCGTGATGTCGCGCATCGCCGGCAGCGGCGAAATGTCCGACGAGATCCTGTCGGCGGGCCGCGAGGCGGTGCTGGGCGCGCCGCGGCGGCCAAGGCGCCGGCGAAGAAGAAGGTGA
- a CDS encoding acyl-CoA dehydrogenase family protein — MQFALNEDQIAVRDMARAFAAEKIAPHALEWDETKHFPVDVMREAAGLGIGGIYIRDDVGGSAMTRFDAALIFEALATGCPTTSAFISIHNMASWMIDAYGNDTQRQTWLPKLCTMELIASYCLTEPGAGSDAAALRTRAARDGDHYVLNGQKQFISGAGSTDLLVAMVRTGGEGPGGVSTLVVDGNTPGVSFGNNERKMGWNAQPTRAVMFENARVPVANRLGEEGIGFKIAMAGLDGGRLNIAACSLGGAQAALDKALAYMKDRKAFGKRLDEFQALQFKIADMATELEAARTFLWRAAAALDRKDPDASMLCAMAKRFGTDVGFEVANQALQLHGGYGYLSEYGVEKIVRDLRVHQILEGTNEIMRLIVSRKLIEGAR; from the coding sequence ATGCAGTTCGCTCTCAACGAGGACCAGATCGCGGTTCGCGACATGGCGCGGGCGTTTGCGGCGGAGAAGATCGCGCCGCACGCGCTCGAATGGGACGAGACAAAGCACTTTCCGGTGGACGTGATGCGCGAGGCCGCAGGCCTCGGCATCGGCGGCATCTATATCAGGGACGATGTCGGCGGCTCGGCGATGACGCGGTTCGACGCCGCGCTGATCTTCGAGGCGCTGGCGACGGGGTGCCCGACCACGTCGGCCTTCATCTCGATCCACAACATGGCGTCCTGGATGATCGATGCCTACGGCAACGACACCCAGCGCCAGACATGGCTCCCGAAGCTCTGCACCATGGAGCTGATCGCCAGCTACTGCCTGACCGAGCCGGGCGCCGGCTCCGACGCCGCTGCGCTGCGCACCCGCGCGGCGCGCGACGGCGATCATTACGTGCTCAACGGCCAGAAGCAGTTCATCTCCGGCGCCGGCAGCACCGACCTGCTGGTCGCGATGGTGCGCACCGGCGGCGAGGGTCCCGGCGGCGTCTCGACGCTGGTCGTCGACGGCAACACGCCTGGCGTGTCGTTCGGCAATAACGAGCGCAAGATGGGCTGGAATGCGCAGCCGACCCGCGCTGTCATGTTCGAGAACGCGCGCGTGCCGGTCGCGAACCGGCTCGGCGAGGAGGGCATCGGCTTCAAGATCGCGATGGCCGGGCTCGACGGCGGCCGTCTCAACATCGCGGCGTGCTCGCTCGGCGGCGCGCAGGCGGCGCTCGACAAGGCGCTGGCCTACATGAAGGACCGCAAGGCGTTCGGCAAGCGCCTCGACGAATTCCAGGCGCTGCAGTTCAAGATCGCCGACATGGCGACCGAACTGGAAGCCGCGCGCACCTTCCTGTGGCGCGCGGCCGCGGCGCTCGACCGCAAGGATCCGGACGCTTCCATGCTGTGCGCGATGGCCAAGCGGTTCGGCACCGACGTCGGCTTCGAGGTCGCCAACCAGGCGCTGCAACTGCATGGCGGCTACGGCTACCTCAGCGAATACGGCGTCGAGAAGATCGTGCGCGATCTGCGCGTGCACCAGATCCTCGAAGGCACCAATGAAATCATGCGGCTGATCGTGTCGCGCAAGTTGATCGAGGGCGCGCGATGA
- a CDS encoding enoyl-CoA hydratase: protein MDMLNPHCGIDRDSRGVFRLTICNAGKLNIVSSAVTNGVREGFEHLAADRDIRVVILAGESERSMIGGADIKEMATLDQKSAEAFISRLRDLCEAVRKFPAPVIARLPGWCLGGGLEVAAACDVRVAAHDAMFGMPEVRVGIPSVIHAALLPRLIGWGRARWLMMTAENIDAQTALAWGLVDTVAKPGGLDDAVEHTVKALLECGPEALRIQKDLLRQWEELPLTESVNLSVGVFGKSFQTGEPQRLLQGFLDRKR from the coding sequence ATGGACATGCTCAATCCCCACTGCGGCATCGACCGCGACTCCAGAGGCGTCTTCCGCCTCACGATCTGCAACGCCGGCAAGCTGAACATTGTGAGTTCAGCCGTCACCAACGGCGTGCGCGAAGGCTTTGAGCACCTGGCCGCCGACCGCGACATCCGCGTCGTGATCCTCGCCGGCGAAAGCGAGCGCAGCATGATCGGCGGCGCCGACATCAAGGAAATGGCGACGCTCGACCAAAAATCCGCTGAAGCATTCATCAGCCGGCTGCGCGACCTCTGCGAGGCGGTGCGCAAATTCCCGGCGCCGGTGATCGCCCGCTTGCCCGGCTGGTGCCTCGGCGGCGGCCTCGAGGTGGCGGCCGCCTGCGACGTCCGCGTCGCCGCGCATGACGCGATGTTCGGCATGCCCGAGGTGCGCGTCGGCATCCCCTCGGTGATCCACGCCGCGCTGCTGCCGCGCCTGATCGGCTGGGGCCGCGCCCGCTGGCTGATGATGACCGCGGAGAACATCGACGCCCAAACCGCGCTCGCCTGGGGCCTGGTCGACACCGTGGCAAAGCCCGGCGGCCTTGACGACGCCGTCGAGCACACCGTCAAGGCGCTGCTGGAATGCGGCCCCGAGGCGCTGCGGATCCAGAAGGACCTGCTGCGGCAATGGGAAGAGCTGCCGCTGACCGAGTCGGTGAACCTCAGCGTCGGCGTGTTCGGAAAATCGTTCCAGACCGGCGAGCCGCAGCGGCTGCTGCAGGGATTCCTGGATCGAAAGCGGTAG
- a CDS encoding AMP-binding protein — protein MTTFQDARAFLLKHRTDYDAAVKGFRWPDPVPFNWALDWFDAELADNADSRDRPALWIVDAASGNETKLSFAELSRRSNQVANFLRAQGLKRGDHLLLLLGNVVPLWETMLAAMKLDVVVIPATTLLTADELRDRLDRGKARAVVATQDQVAKFAGLGSDKLARIVVGATQAQDGWLSFEDAAKQSDAFTPDGPTKADDPMLLYFTSGTTAKPKLVRHSQRSYPVGHLSTMYWIGLQPGDIHLNISSPGWAKHAWSCFFAPWNAGATIFIANQPRFEAKGLLSIIGRCGVTTLCAPPTVWRMFIQEDLASFKVSLREVCGAGEPLNPEIIDQVKSAWGLTIRDGYGQTETTALAGNSPGQKVKVGSMGRPLPGYRVQVTDNDGHAAKEGEVTLLLGDDRPAGLMQGYQGDDGKLIGTDGEIYRSGDVVFTDDEGYLTFVGRTDDVFKSSDYRISPFELESVLLEHDAVAEAAVVPSPDPIRLAVPKAYVLLVSGVERTPETALSIFKHLHTRLAPFKRIRKLELVTELPKTISGKIRRVQLRRLEHDDVRSDALRGVEFREEEFPELQKVRTSG, from the coding sequence ATGACCACATTTCAGGACGCACGCGCCTTTCTGCTGAAACACCGCACCGACTACGATGCCGCGGTGAAGGGATTTCGCTGGCCGGATCCAGTGCCGTTCAACTGGGCGCTCGACTGGTTCGATGCCGAACTGGCTGATAATGCCGACAGCCGCGACCGGCCGGCGCTGTGGATCGTCGATGCCGCCAGCGGCAACGAGACCAAGCTTTCCTTCGCCGAGTTGTCGCGCCGCTCAAACCAGGTTGCGAACTTCCTGCGCGCGCAGGGGCTGAAGCGCGGCGATCATCTGTTGTTGCTGCTCGGCAATGTCGTGCCGCTGTGGGAGACCATGCTGGCCGCGATGAAGCTCGACGTCGTCGTGATCCCCGCGACCACGCTCTTGACCGCGGATGAATTGCGCGACCGGCTCGACCGCGGCAAGGCGAGGGCGGTGGTTGCCACGCAGGATCAGGTTGCGAAGTTCGCAGGCCTCGGCAGCGACAAGCTCGCCCGCATCGTGGTCGGCGCGACGCAGGCGCAGGACGGCTGGCTGTCGTTTGAGGATGCAGCCAAGCAGTCCGACGCATTCACGCCTGATGGCCCCACCAAGGCCGATGACCCGATGCTGCTCTATTTCACCTCGGGCACCACGGCAAAGCCGAAGCTGGTGCGGCACAGCCAGCGCAGCTACCCGGTCGGCCATCTCTCGACCATGTACTGGATCGGCCTGCAGCCCGGCGACATCCATCTCAACATCTCGTCGCCCGGCTGGGCCAAGCATGCCTGGAGCTGCTTCTTCGCGCCGTGGAATGCCGGCGCAACGATCTTTATCGCGAACCAGCCGCGCTTCGAGGCGAAAGGACTGCTCTCGATCATCGGCCGCTGCGGCGTCACCACGCTGTGCGCGCCGCCGACGGTGTGGCGGATGTTCATCCAGGAGGACCTCGCGAGCTTCAAGGTCTCGCTGCGCGAAGTCTGCGGCGCCGGCGAACCGCTTAATCCTGAGATCATCGACCAGGTCAAATCGGCCTGGGGGCTGACCATCCGCGACGGCTACGGCCAGACCGAAACCACCGCGCTGGCCGGCAACTCGCCGGGGCAGAAGGTCAAGGTCGGCTCGATGGGCCGGCCGCTGCCGGGCTATCGCGTCCAGGTCACCGACAATGACGGCCACGCCGCGAAGGAGGGCGAGGTGACCTTGCTGCTCGGCGACGATCGGCCGGCGGGCCTGATGCAGGGCTATCAGGGCGACGACGGCAAGCTCATCGGCACCGACGGCGAGATCTATCGCAGCGGCGACGTCGTGTTCACCGACGACGAGGGCTATCTCACCTTCGTCGGCCGCACCGACGACGTGTTCAAATCCTCCGACTACCGCATCTCGCCGTTCGAGCTGGAAAGCGTGCTGCTGGAGCATGACGCGGTGGCGGAAGCCGCCGTGGTGCCGAGCCCGGATCCGATCCGGCTCGCGGTTCCCAAGGCCTATGTACTGCTGGTATCAGGCGTCGAACGAACGCCGGAGACCGCGCTGTCGATCTTCAAACATTTGCACACGCGGCTCGCACCGTTTAAACGCATCCGCAAGCTCGAACTGGTCACCGAACTGCCGAAGACGATTTCTGGAAAAATCCGTCGCGTGCAGTTGCGCCGGCTCGAACATGACGATGTCAGAAGCGATGCGTTGCGCGGGGTCGAGTTCCGCGAGGAAGAATTTCCGGAGCTGCAGAAGGTGCGGACCTCCGGTTAG